A window of Mucilaginibacter paludis DSM 18603 contains these coding sequences:
- the atpE gene encoding ATP synthase F0 subunit C has translation MFGSIAALGAGLAVIGAGIGIGQVGGKAMEGIARQPEAAGKIQTAMIIAAALIEGAALFGVVVSFLGLK, from the coding sequence ATGTTTGGAAGTATTGCTGCGTTAGGTGCAGGTTTAGCAGTTATCGGTGCCGGTATAGGTATCGGTCAGGTTGGTGGCAAAGCTATGGAAGGTATTGCCCGTCAGCCAGAAGCTGCCGGTAAAATTCAAACCGCCATGATTATCGCTGCGGCCCTTATTGAAGGTGCGGCTTTATTCGGTGTGGTAGTATCGTTCCTGGGATTGAAATAA
- the atpF gene encoding F0F1 ATP synthase subunit B gives MNPLVTPEIGLVFWTSVAFLILFFLLAKFAWKPIMSAIDERERSIEDALLKAEAAKEEMARLTDENEKLLKQARAERDLILREAKHLKDQIVSEAKESAQKEGAKMLEKARIEIDNQKAIAMADVKNLVAELSIEIAEKVLRKQFEKADKQDELVADLLKQVKLN, from the coding sequence ATGAATCCATTAGTTACCCCCGAAATCGGACTGGTATTCTGGACATCGGTTGCATTCCTCATCTTGTTTTTCCTGTTAGCAAAATTTGCCTGGAAACCGATTATGAGTGCTATCGACGAACGTGAACGCTCTATTGAAGATGCTTTACTGAAGGCTGAAGCTGCCAAGGAAGAGATGGCCCGTTTAACTGACGAGAATGAAAAATTGTTGAAGCAGGCCCGTGCCGAGCGCGACCTGATATTACGAGAAGCCAAACACCTGAAAGATCAGATCGTTAGCGAAGCAAAAGAATCAGCTCAGAAAGAAGGTGCCAAAATGCTCGAAAAAGCACGTATTGAAATTGACAATCAAAAAGCTATCGCAATGGCTGATGTTAAAAACCTGGTTGCTGAACTATCGATAGAAATAGCTGAAAAGGTTTTACGTAAACAGTTTGAAAAAGCGGATAAACAGGACGAATTGGTTGCTGATTTGTTGAAGCAAGTAAAATTGAACTAG